Proteins encoded together in one uncultured Fibrobacter sp. window:
- the hisD gene encoding histidinol dehydrogenase has protein sequence MQIVKVTPKSAEIERICGREVAPSKEIHDKVMNILADIKKGGIAKATEYAQKFDGLKGKNIRVPASAIAKSAAKCPAELQKALKLAIKNVRDFHQNQMEESWLMEGKDGVVLGQRIRPMKRVGLYVPGGAGIYPSTVIMNAVPALVAGVEDIVVVTPIKGEINRAVAFVLQELGIDEVYHIGGAQAIGLLAYGAKDAKGKTVVERVDKIVGPGNVFAAIAKKEVFGVVDIDMVAGPSEVLVMADNTCDPDFVAADLLSQAEHGSGFEAAICITDNMETAQMISACVDVQVENSPKRELLEKVLGNFGRILLVKDWFDGVEIANRIAPEHLEVMTAEAESMAAQIENAGAVFIGPWSSEPVGDYFAGPNHVLPTNGTGRFFSPLGVYDFLKRMSIIRYSEKAIKKNAKAIAAVATEEGFIHHAAAVLKRL, from the coding sequence ATGCAAATCGTAAAAGTTACTCCGAAGTCTGCTGAAATCGAACGCATTTGTGGGCGTGAAGTTGCCCCGTCTAAAGAAATTCATGACAAGGTCATGAACATTCTTGCCGATATCAAGAAGGGTGGCATTGCGAAGGCTACCGAATACGCTCAGAAGTTTGACGGTCTCAAAGGCAAGAATATTCGCGTGCCGGCTTCCGCTATTGCAAAGTCTGCTGCCAAGTGCCCTGCAGAACTCCAGAAGGCTCTTAAGCTGGCTATCAAGAACGTGCGCGATTTCCACCAGAACCAGATGGAAGAATCCTGGCTTATGGAAGGCAAGGATGGCGTGGTGCTCGGTCAGCGTATTCGCCCGATGAAGCGCGTGGGCCTTTATGTGCCGGGTGGTGCAGGCATTTATCCGAGCACCGTGATTATGAATGCGGTTCCGGCTCTTGTGGCTGGCGTGGAAGACATTGTGGTGGTGACCCCGATTAAGGGCGAAATTAACCGCGCTGTGGCCTTCGTGCTGCAGGAACTCGGCATTGACGAAGTCTACCACATCGGTGGCGCCCAGGCTATTGGCCTGCTCGCTTACGGTGCCAAGGATGCCAAGGGCAAGACTGTCGTGGAACGCGTTGACAAGATTGTGGGCCCGGGCAACGTTTTTGCCGCCATCGCCAAGAAAGAAGTCTTCGGTGTCGTCGATATTGACATGGTGGCAGGCCCCTCCGAAGTGCTCGTGATGGCCGACAATACTTGCGATCCGGACTTTGTCGCTGCAGACCTTTTGAGCCAGGCCGAACATGGTTCCGGCTTCGAAGCTGCAATCTGCATTACCGACAACATGGAAACCGCCCAGATGATTTCTGCCTGCGTGGATGTCCAGGTCGAAAACTCTCCGAAGCGTGAACTTCTCGAAAAGGTGCTCGGCAACTTCGGTCGAATCCTCTTGGTGAAGGACTGGTTCGATGGCGTTGAAATTGCAAACCGCATTGCTCCGGAACATTTGGAAGTGATGACAGCCGAAGCTGAATCCATGGCTGCCCAGATTGAAAACGCGGGTGCTGTGTTTATCGGTCCGTGGTCCAGCGAACCGGTGGGCGACTACTTTGCCGGCCCGAACCACGTGCTGCCTACCAACGGCACGGGCCGCTTCTTCAGCCCGCTCGGCGTGTACGACTTCCTCAAGCGCATGAGCATCATCCGCTACAGCGAAAAGGCTATCAAGAAGAATGCGAAGGCTATTGCCGCCGTCGCTACCGAAGAAGGCTTTATCCACCACGCTGCAGCAGTCCTCAAGCGACTCTAA
- the cimA gene encoding citramalate synthase — translation MKVFLYDTTLRDGNQDRRISLSLADKLQIARLLDHFGFDYIEGGWPNPSNPTDEEFFQKIKDVKLKHSKIAAFGSTRRPGVIPEKDPLLQALVKSGAPVKTIFGKSWDLHVTDVIRTTLEENLDMIESSVAYLKENSEEVIYDAEHFFDGYKANPEYAMETLRAAEKGHADYIVLCDTNGGTMPWELEEIVKDVKKRISTPIGIHVHDDSGLGVCNSIYAVKNGATMVQGVVNGFGERCGNANLTTIAADLHFKMGAKFFAAKKIARLRQLSGNIDQIVNLPSDPHAPYVGDAAFAHKGGAHIDGVMKVSRSFEHIDPHAVGNDRVFVTSDQAGGSLVVEKLKAIKPGIDKKDPVVGKLLTLIKERENAGWHFDSAEASFKMLVYRHLGMVQEPFKVLGYRVIEDKTTQGVSVSQATVKLQIGDKISHQVSEGDGPVNALDAALRKALLPFFPNMAKVKLDDYKVRVLGSKVASDATVRVWTTFGDEKGYWNVVGVSSNIIEASWMAFVDGLTYKILVDEKVIEGAYKHLDVKPVVPVAKEEPAPTKTKKLTARKVRNLAGVSRKK, via the coding sequence ATGAAAGTCTTTTTATACGACACGACCCTACGCGATGGAAACCAGGATCGCAGAATCAGTTTGTCTTTAGCGGACAAGTTGCAGATTGCACGCCTTTTGGACCATTTTGGCTTTGACTATATCGAAGGCGGCTGGCCCAACCCGAGCAATCCGACGGACGAAGAATTTTTCCAGAAGATTAAAGACGTCAAGCTGAAACACTCCAAGATTGCCGCTTTCGGTTCGACGCGTCGTCCGGGCGTGATTCCCGAAAAGGACCCCCTGCTGCAGGCACTTGTGAAGTCGGGTGCACCGGTCAAGACCATTTTCGGTAAGAGCTGGGATTTGCATGTGACCGACGTGATTCGCACGACACTCGAAGAAAATCTCGACATGATCGAGTCCTCTGTCGCATACCTCAAGGAAAACTCTGAAGAAGTCATTTACGATGCTGAACACTTCTTCGATGGCTACAAGGCTAATCCCGAGTATGCCATGGAAACCTTGCGCGCTGCAGAAAAGGGCCATGCCGATTATATCGTGCTTTGCGATACCAACGGCGGAACCATGCCGTGGGAACTTGAAGAAATTGTCAAGGACGTCAAGAAGCGTATCTCGACTCCGATTGGAATCCATGTTCATGACGACTCGGGCCTTGGCGTGTGCAACAGCATTTACGCCGTCAAGAACGGCGCGACCATGGTGCAGGGCGTGGTGAACGGCTTTGGTGAACGTTGCGGTAATGCAAACCTCACGACCATTGCGGCTGATTTGCACTTCAAGATGGGTGCTAAGTTCTTTGCCGCGAAAAAGATTGCAAGACTCCGCCAGTTGAGCGGAAACATTGACCAGATTGTGAATTTACCGAGTGACCCGCATGCTCCGTACGTAGGCGATGCAGCCTTTGCTCATAAGGGTGGTGCCCATATCGATGGCGTGATGAAGGTGTCTCGCAGCTTTGAACACATTGACCCGCATGCAGTCGGTAACGATCGCGTGTTCGTTACGAGCGACCAGGCGGGCGGTTCTTTGGTGGTTGAAAAACTCAAGGCCATCAAGCCGGGCATCGACAAGAAGGACCCTGTGGTGGGCAAGCTTCTTACGCTCATCAAGGAACGCGAAAACGCCGGCTGGCATTTTGATAGTGCCGAAGCAAGCTTCAAAATGCTTGTGTACCGTCATTTGGGCATGGTTCAGGAACCGTTCAAGGTCTTGGGTTACCGCGTCATTGAAGACAAGACGACCCAGGGCGTGTCTGTTTCTCAGGCCACCGTGAAGCTTCAGATTGGCGACAAGATCAGCCATCAGGTGAGCGAAGGTGACGGTCCGGTGAACGCTTTGGACGCAGCTCTCCGTAAAGCTCTCTTGCCCTTCTTCCCGAATATGGCGAAGGTCAAACTTGACGACTATAAGGTGCGTGTGCTGGGTTCCAAGGTGGCTTCTGACGCAACCGTTCGCGTATGGACGACCTTCGGCGACGAAAAGGGCTACTGGAATGTGGTCGGTGTTTCGAGCAACATTATCGAAGCGTCCTGGATGGCATTCGTTGATGGCTTGACCTACAAGATTCTTGTCGATGAAAAGGTGATTGAAGGTGCCTACAAGCATCTGGACGTAAAGCCTGTTGTGCCTGTGGCCAAAGAAGAACCTGCTCCGACGAAAACGAAAAAATTGACTGCCCGCAAGGTTCGTAATCTTGCCGGTGTTTCAAGGAAGAAATAA
- a CDS encoding polysaccharide biosynthesis tyrosine autokinase yields the protein MEPNNQYNSTGSTSSAKHKDDDEIDILEVLSLLLKHKLFLACCIVLGCAAGFLASNWMRPQFTSDALLQIDVKGNKAGKAMGEMGALLDVASPAEAEIELLKSRMVLTYVVEQERLCFNAYPKGAIDRLLHQEGRMDLEDLYIPEIARIEKWTAEVVGDNEFAVYTPEGVKLLQGKVGEPLAAPYGGDTLRIHVKHLLARPGQLFVLAQSEPLDAVRGLVKKLDVAERGKQTGIIGVSYTDRYADKAASVLNTIANIYLRQNVEMRSAEAEKTLEFLEEQLPGVKAKLDTAEKKLADYRLKIGSVDMTGETRVHLEKVTELEKQVLELEQQRQEATRLFKEEHPAVQTIMQQQSRLRSELSRLKKSAENMPRTQQDVMSLQEEVAVNNAQYTAMLNNIQQLRVVRAGEVGNVRIVDYAQIERKPSKPNKKVIFAGCVGGAFLLGALLIYLLQMTKRGVRSSLEIERETGISVYAKIPKAENAILSKRNKGKNTKPLVEDDPDSPSSEALRSLYTAIEFATSDLHVMMVTGMVPGVGKSFVSKNVSALFAGSGKKTLLIDADMRRGVVYSHHKQGLGDVLSGHCSLDSAVADSITKNLYVLGAGKTDVSPSELLRGDNFKNLLDEAKTKFDIVIVDTPPLELVTDSELIYPIVDFALFVLHYGKHTMDQIKESMMKLDRCCEGKPRAFVMNHCESDGHGYGYGGYGYYGKYSYYGKDKKKK from the coding sequence ATGGAACCGAATAATCAGTATAATTCTACAGGCTCTACTTCCTCTGCAAAGCACAAGGACGATGATGAAATTGATATCCTTGAAGTCTTGAGCTTGCTGTTGAAGCATAAGCTGTTTTTGGCTTGTTGTATAGTTCTCGGTTGCGCTGCGGGTTTCCTGGCTTCGAACTGGATGCGCCCGCAGTTTACGAGTGATGCTCTTTTGCAGATTGATGTGAAGGGAAACAAGGCCGGAAAGGCTATGGGTGAAATGGGTGCCCTTTTGGATGTGGCATCGCCTGCTGAAGCTGAAATTGAACTTTTGAAGAGCCGCATGGTGCTGACCTATGTGGTGGAACAGGAACGTCTCTGCTTTAATGCCTACCCGAAGGGCGCTATCGATCGCTTGCTCCATCAGGAAGGCCGAATGGATCTTGAAGATCTTTATATCCCTGAAATTGCCCGCATCGAGAAGTGGACCGCCGAAGTCGTGGGTGATAATGAATTCGCCGTTTACACGCCTGAAGGTGTAAAGCTTTTGCAGGGAAAAGTGGGCGAGCCTCTCGCGGCTCCCTATGGTGGCGATACGCTTAGAATTCATGTCAAGCATTTGCTTGCAAGGCCCGGTCAGCTCTTTGTGCTTGCCCAGTCCGAACCGCTGGATGCAGTCCGAGGCTTGGTCAAAAAGCTCGATGTTGCTGAAAGGGGTAAGCAGACGGGCATCATCGGTGTGTCTTACACAGACCGCTATGCAGACAAGGCTGCTTCTGTCTTGAATACGATTGCAAATATCTATCTGCGCCAGAATGTGGAAATGCGTAGTGCCGAAGCTGAAAAGACTTTGGAATTCCTGGAAGAACAGCTCCCGGGCGTGAAGGCCAAGCTTGATACGGCCGAAAAGAAACTGGCTGATTACCGCTTGAAGATCGGCTCTGTGGACATGACGGGTGAAACTAGGGTTCACTTGGAAAAGGTCACGGAATTGGAAAAGCAGGTTCTGGAATTGGAACAGCAACGCCAGGAAGCGACTCGCTTGTTCAAGGAAGAACACCCGGCTGTCCAGACGATTATGCAGCAGCAGAGCCGTCTGCGTTCCGAACTTTCCCGTTTGAAGAAGTCTGCTGAAAACATGCCGCGTACCCAGCAAGACGTGATGAGCTTGCAAGAAGAAGTGGCGGTGAACAATGCCCAGTACACGGCCATGCTGAACAATATCCAGCAGCTCCGTGTGGTGCGTGCCGGCGAAGTGGGTAACGTACGCATTGTGGACTATGCCCAGATTGAACGCAAGCCTTCCAAGCCGAATAAGAAGGTGATCTTTGCCGGTTGCGTGGGTGGCGCATTCCTTTTGGGAGCTTTGCTGATTTACCTGTTGCAGATGACCAAGCGCGGTGTTCGCAGCTCTCTTGAAATTGAACGTGAAACGGGCATTAGCGTTTACGCCAAGATTCCGAAGGCTGAAAATGCAATTCTTTCGAAGCGTAACAAGGGTAAGAATACCAAGCCCCTTGTGGAAGACGATCCTGATTCGCCCTCCAGCGAAGCGCTCCGTTCCCTGTATACGGCTATTGAATTTGCAACGTCTGACTTGCACGTGATGATGGTGACCGGTATGGTGCCTGGCGTGGGTAAGTCCTTTGTCTCCAAGAACGTTTCGGCTCTCTTTGCGGGTTCTGGCAAAAAGACTTTGCTCATCGATGCCGACATGCGTCGCGGTGTGGTGTATAGCCATCACAAGCAGGGCCTTGGCGATGTGCTCTCGGGCCATTGCTCCTTGGATAGCGCCGTTGCCGATTCCATTACCAAGAACCTTTATGTGCTTGGTGCCGGTAAGACTGATGTGTCGCCGAGTGAACTCTTGCGCGGTGATAATTTCAAGAATCTTTTGGATGAAGCAAAGACCAAGTTTGATATCGTGATTGTGGATACGCCGCCTCTGGAACTGGTGACGGATTCTGAACTGATTTACCCGATTGTTGATTTTGCCCTGTTCGTACTCCACTATGGCAAGCATACGATGGATCAAATCAAGGAATCCATGATGAAACTAGACCGCTGCTGTGAAGGTAAGCCGCGCGCATTTGTAATGAACCATTGCGAATCCGACGGACACGGCTACGGTTACGGTGGCTACGGCTATTACGGCAAGTATAGCTATTACGGTAAAGACAAAAAGAAAAAGTAA
- a CDS encoding nucleoside monophosphate kinase has translation MAKIPAVLIFGAPGSGKGTVGAKLAATTSLKHISTGDIFRGIAPSSESGKLLASYSSKGLLVPDEATVEIFGRFIEGLINTNKVNPDKDTLLLDGIPRTVAQVKLIESVVDVKHIFVLDIKDEKTIVARLLNRAKIEGRKDDADEAVIKNRLKVYKESTAKVLGKYSKSIISRINGDNTPDEVFCDTLAAYVKFCKASNKTAKAKKPACKKAK, from the coding sequence ATGGCTAAAATTCCTGCAGTTCTTATCTTTGGCGCACCGGGTTCCGGCAAGGGTACCGTTGGCGCAAAGCTCGCTGCTACTACGTCCCTCAAGCACATTTCCACGGGTGACATCTTCCGTGGCATTGCTCCTTCCAGCGAATCTGGCAAGCTCCTCGCTTCTTATTCTAGCAAGGGCCTCTTGGTTCCGGACGAAGCCACTGTCGAAATTTTCGGTCGTTTCATCGAAGGCCTCATCAATACGAACAAGGTGAACCCGGATAAGGATACCCTCCTCCTCGACGGTATTCCTCGCACGGTTGCACAGGTCAAGCTCATCGAATCCGTGGTCGACGTGAAGCACATCTTCGTGCTCGACATCAAGGACGAAAAGACCATCGTGGCACGCCTCCTGAACCGCGCCAAGATCGAAGGTCGTAAGGATGACGCTGACGAAGCTGTGATCAAGAACCGCCTCAAGGTTTACAAGGAATCTACCGCTAAGGTTCTCGGCAAGTACAGCAAGTCTATCATCAGCCGCATCAATGGCGACAACACTCCGGACGAAGTGTTCTGCGACACTCTCGCTGCCTACGTGAAGTTCTGCAAGGCTTCTAATAAGACCGCAAAGGCCAAAAAGCCTGCTTGCAAAAAGGCTAAGTAA